A stretch of Prunus dulcis chromosome 6, ALMONDv2, whole genome shotgun sequence DNA encodes these proteins:
- the LOC117630189 gene encoding uncharacterized protein LOC117630189, with translation MAKLKASYILMALFVVLIAMEATSVQGQGNDDSTNYDVLPPLESGQERCQCKALGACFYKTLVCPPECPQRKPKNNKKEKGCFVNCGSSCEVTCKVRRNNCDGYGSICYDPRFIGGDGVMFYFHGAKGGNFAIVSDDNLQINAHFIGTRPQGRTRDFTWIQAISVMFDTHTLVIAAKRVSKWDDKVDALMVKWDGETISIPTNGEAEWRTSDEDREVIVERTDDTNYVRVIVTGIVDIAIRVRPIGEKEDRVHHYHIPDDDTFAHLETQFSFSNLSPLVEGVLGKTYRPGYVSPVKRGVPMPLMGGEDKYKTPSLFSPLCKVCRFQTTTQSAGLAITSEGLGDQY, from the exons ATGGCAAAATTAAAAGCGTCTTATATATTAATGGCTCTCTTTGTAGTGCTCATTGCTATGGAAGCCACATCTGTTCAAGGCCAAGGCAATG ATGACAGTACAAACTACGACGTATTGCCACCACTAGAATCTGGACAGGAGCGGTGCCAGTGCAAAGCACTAGGGGCCTGTTTCTACAAGACCCTTGTATGTCCACCAGAATGCCCTCAGAGAAAGcccaaaaacaacaagaaagaaaagggttGCTTCGTTAACTGCGGTAGCAGCTGTGAAGTCACTTGCAAGG TTAGAAGAAACAACTGTGACGGCTATGGCTCTATCTGCTACGACCCTCGGTTTATTGGTGGTGATGGTGTCATGTTCTACTTCCATGGAGCAAAGGGAGGAAACTTTGCCATTGTCTCAGACGATAACCTCCAAATCAATGCACACTTCATTGGGACTCGACCACAAGGAAGGACTCGCGATTTCACATGGATTCAGGCCATCTCAGTGATGTTTGACACTCACACCCTTGTCATTGCAGCAAAGAGGGTCTCAAAGTGGGATGACAAAGTTGATGCTCTCATGGTAAAGTGGGATGGTGAGACCATTAGCATCCCAACTAATGGAGAAGCCGAATGGAGGACTAGCGACGAAGACAGAGAGGTGATAGTCGAAAGAACCGATGACACTAACTATGTAAGAGTTATAGTCACCGGGATCGTGGACATAGCCATTAGGGTTAGGCCtattggagaaaaagaagacagAGTTCATCACTACCATATACCAGATGATGATACTTTTGCTCACTTGGAGACACAATTCTCATTCTCCAATTTGTCTCCTCTTGTTGAAGGAGTTTTGGGAAAGACTTACAGGCCAGGCTATGTTAGTCCAGTGAAGAGAGGAGTTCCAATGCCATTGATGGGTGGGGAAGACAAGTATAAAACTCCATCACTCTTTTCACCTCTCTGCAAGGTGTGCAGGTTCCAAACTACTACTCAATCTGCAGGGCTTGCAATTACAAGTGAAGGACTTGGTGATCAATACTGA
- the LOC117633208 gene encoding probable pyridoxal 5'-phosphate synthase subunit PDX2: MAFVGVLALQGSFNEHIAALRRLGVKGVEIRKPEQLETVASLIIPGGESTTMAKLAEYHNLFPALREFVKMGKPVWGTCAGLIFLANKATGQKIGGQELIGGLDCTVHRNFFGSQIRSFEAELAIPELAAKEGGPEVFRGVFIRAPAILDVGPEVKVLADYLVPSNEALDSNSAVEAQEENTGSEKKVIVAVRQRNLLATAFHPELTADTRWHSYFLKMATETGEEASSSIVAVGADLNLDQQPKIDLPIFQ, translated from the exons ATGGCCTTCGTCGGCGTGCTTGCTTTACAGGGGTCTTTCAACGAACACATAGCAG CGCTGAGAAGGCTTGGGGTGAAAGGCGTGGAGATAAGGAAACCAGAGCAGCTTGAAACCGTGGCTTCCCTTATTATCCCTGGAGGAGAGAGCACCACCATGGCTAAGCTCGCTGAGTACCACAATCTG TTTCCTGCTTTGCGTGAGTTTGTCAAAATGGGGAAGCCTGTTTGGGGAACCTGTGCAGGGCTTATCTTCTTAGCAAACAAAGCTACAG GACAGAAAATAGGAGGACAGGAACTTATTGGAGGCCTAGATTGCACTGTCCACAGGAACTTCTTTGGCAGTCAG aTTCGAAGCTTTGAGGCAGAACTTGCAATACCAGAGCTTGCCGCTAAGGAAGGTGGTCCTGAAGTATTTCGTGGAGTTTTCATCCGTGCTCCTGCTATCCTTGACGTAGGGCCAGAAGTTAAAGTGCTGGCTGATTATCTTGTCCCGTCTAATGAGGCGTTGGATTCAAATTCTGCTGTTGAAGCACAAGAG GAGAATACTGGGTCTGAGAAGAAAGTGATTGTAGCAGTTAGACAAAGGAATCTGTTGGCGACTGCCTTCCATCCTGAACTGACAGCAGACACTCGATG GCATAGTTACTTCTTGAAGATGGCAACTGAAACTGGAGAAGAGGCCTCCAGTAGCATTGTTGCTGTTGGAGCAGATCTGAATCTTGACCAACAACCAAAGATTGACCTCCCTATATTTCAATAG